Genomic DNA from Ilyobacter polytropus DSM 2926:
GGGATATTTTTCATATGTTTTGTATTTACATCTACCTCTTTTCTTTTTACTACTTTAAAGTTTTCTACCTTTTCAGGAAGTATCTCATTTAATCTTCTTACAACTTCCTCATAATTTTTAGTATTAACAATATCTCCTAGAGTCTCATTCTTATTGATGCTGATCTCAAAGGGTATCTTAATGGATAATTTTTCTCCGTATACTACAAAAGTGTTTTCTTTTCCTATTACTATATATTTATCCCACTCCTGAAATTCCTTGTCATTTCTTTTTCCTACATTTACAAGGAGAGTTACTGTTAGAATCAAAATCACAGAACAGATAAAGAATAAAAATTTAACCTTATTTTTATTTAATCTTCTTGCCACCTCTTAGCCTCCCGTTTTCTACTCCAGATATTAAGACTTCAACCAGTTCATTTACTTTGCCTAAATAATCTACTATTTCAACTTTTATATAATTCCTGCTGTATCCATATGTGTTCCCATTTTTAGTCTCTTCTACCAAGACCTCCATTGTTTTCCCCACATATCTTTCTCCTAGTAATTTCTGCATATTTACTTTCAGATTTTCTAGTTTTTCAGCTCTTGATTTTTTTGTTTTAGAATCTACCTTTTCAGGAAGTCTGCTAGCTGCTGTATTTTCTCTATCAGAATACTGGAATATATGAAGATCCGAAAAACCAACCTCTTTTATCACAGAAACGGTGTTTTCAAAATTTTTCTCATTTTCTCCTGGAAATCCCACTATAACATCTGCAGTATATTCTATATTTTCCACAGTATTTTTTAGCTTCAGCAGCCTTTCTTTTATTAGTTGACTGTCATAATTCCTGTTCATAGCCTTCAAAATTTCATCATCACATGACTGAAGGGAAATATGTAAATGTGGCATAAGTTTTGAATTATTTTTCATAAGTTCTATAAATCTGTCACTTATTTTATCAGGATACATCGACCCTATTCTGATTCTCTCTATTCCGTCTACCTTAGATATTTCGTCTAAAAGAGTTTCAAAGTCTCCGTTTTCAGGGATATCTTCTCCGTAAACACCAAGGTTTATCCCTATTATTATAATTTCTTTGAATCCTTCTTTGGCAAGAATAACAGCCTCTTTCAGTATGCTTTTTAGTTTTCTAGACCTGCTTTTTCCCCTTGCAAATGGAATTTTACAGTAAGAGCAGAAGTTATTGCATCCATCCTGTATCTTTATATATGCTCTAGACATTTCTCTGAGAGTTGAAAATTCAAGTTCTTCATATTCTTTTGCATCAAAAATATTTCTATGTATCACACGCTCTGAGGTCTTCTCTGACTCTATATTATTTATGAGATTTATTATCCCACTTTTATCACTGTTACCTATTACATAGTCTATCTCTTTTATTCCCTCTAAATCCTTTGCATTGGTTTGAGCATAGCATCCTGTGGCTATCACCAGAGAGTCTGGATTGTTTTTTTTTGCCCTTCTCAGCATATTCCTTGTTTTTCTGTCTGCTATAGTTGTCACCGTACATGAATTTACTATATATACATCTGCCTTATCATCAAAATTTACCTCATCATATCCTAAATCTGACAGCTGTTTCTTTATACTTTCTGTTTCATACTGGTTTACCTTGCACCCTAGAGTACAAAAAGCCGCCTTTTTATTCGAGATCATTGATCAAAACTCCTCCTACTACAATTGCCGCTGTTTCCGCTCTGAGAATTCTTTTCCCCAGAGTAATTACCTTTGCATTATTTTCTTGAAGGTA
This window encodes:
- the mtaB gene encoding tRNA (N(6)-L-threonylcarbamoyladenosine(37)-C(2))-methylthiotransferase MtaB produces the protein MISNKKAAFCTLGCKVNQYETESIKKQLSDLGYDEVNFDDKADVYIVNSCTVTTIADRKTRNMLRRAKKNNPDSLVIATGCYAQTNAKDLEGIKEIDYVIGNSDKSGIINLINNIESEKTSERVIHRNIFDAKEYEELEFSTLREMSRAYIKIQDGCNNFCSYCKIPFARGKSRSRKLKSILKEAVILAKEGFKEIIIIGINLGVYGEDIPENGDFETLLDEISKVDGIERIRIGSMYPDKISDRFIELMKNNSKLMPHLHISLQSCDDEILKAMNRNYDSQLIKERLLKLKNTVENIEYTADVIVGFPGENEKNFENTVSVIKEVGFSDLHIFQYSDRENTAASRLPEKVDSKTKKSRAEKLENLKVNMQKLLGERYVGKTMEVLVEETKNGNTYGYSRNYIKVEIVDYLGKVNELVEVLISGVENGRLRGGKKIK